The following proteins come from a genomic window of Ictalurus furcatus strain D&B chromosome 12, Billie_1.0, whole genome shotgun sequence:
- the LOC128616344 gene encoding fMet-Leu-Phe receptor-like, with protein sequence MAFNNTFIRLTDAEVSIRNGKTTVDIDAIMENITIVFYTITILLGTTGNAVVIWMSGFRLKANVTNVWLVNLAVADLIFCLTRVTSLIKKLFYDYWPFGIFLCKFNGFFKYTNMFCSVFILAVISLDRALCVWQPVFTRQRRTLGVARLISVGVWTVAVIFSVPYYVYRQVYIGKNNLTKCSLEVPQSTEGDNRATLALYSLRFLCGFLLPFLIILTCYVLAGLGIRRTRILRKSRPLRILVCLICAFFLCWGPYHCLLLAKMVDKKSQAVKVGLPIAKGIAYFNSCVNPLLYFCMGLDTRLRFNQSLSRVYAKALAEDWEGQTSQSKECTGSGTVDDSGVVYQESK encoded by the exons atggCCTTTAACAACACTTTTATCCGCCTTACTGATGCTGAAGTCTCCATCAGAAATGGCAAAACCACAGTGGACATTGATGCTATTATGGAAAACATCACTATTGTCTTTTACACAATCACTATACTTTTGGGCACCACTGGAAATGCTGTGGTCATCTGGATGTCTGGATTCCGTCTAAAAGCCAATGTCACCAATGTGTGGCTGGTCAACTTGGCTGTGGCAGACCTGATTTTTTGCCTCACTCGTGTTACTTCATTGATTAAGAAACTCTTCTATGATTACTGGCCCTTTGGCATCTTCCTCTGCAAGTTCAATGGATTCTTCAAGTACACCAACATGTTCTGCAGTGTATTCATCCTGGCTGTCATTAGTCTGGATCGGGCACTTTGTGTTTGGCAACCAGTGTTCACCAGGCAGCGGCGAACTCTTGGTGTAGCCAGACTCATTAGCGTTGGGGTTTGGACTGTGGCAGTGATCTTCAGTGTACCATATTATGTGTACCGGCAGGTATATATAGGAAAGAACAACTTGACCAAGTGCTCCTTggag GTGCCGCAATCAACTGAAGGTGATAATAGAGCTACACTGGCCTTGTACAGCCTTCGCTTCTTATGTGGATTTTTGTTACCCTTCCTCATCATCCTAACCTGCTATGTACTAGCTGGTTTAGGGATACGGCGAACACGTATCCTGCGCAAATCACGACCCCTTCGAATTCTTGTTTGTTTGATCTGTGCCTTCTTCCTGTGCTGGGGGCCTTACCACTGCCTACTTTTGGCCAAGATGGTGGACAAGAAGAGCCAGGCAGTAAAAGTGGGCCTGCCCATTGCTAAGGGCATTGCCTACTTCAACAGCTGTGTTAACCCACTTTTATACTTCTGTATGGGTCTGGACACGAGGCTGCGCTTTAACCAAAGCCTATCTCGGGTTTACGCTAAAGCTTTAGCCGAAGACTGGGAGGGGCAGACCTCGCAGTCTAAGGAATGCACAGGTTCAGGAACAGTGGATGACAGTGGAGTTGTATATCAAGAGTCAAAGTGA